Proteins encoded within one genomic window of Edaphobacter lichenicola:
- a CDS encoding DinB family protein: MELNPYAKYLDGNDPIPVLTSTSERLHTLTTHLSDARINTPPAPGKWSICNIITHLADTEMVFAFRLRQTLAAAIPGQPHHIIQPFDQEAWAQRYAVYRLEPALALFDAIRNWNLLFLATVSEDDRHHPATHPERGTMTLWTIVETMAGHDINHIQQLERLTASGN, from the coding sequence ATGGAATTAAACCCCTACGCAAAGTATCTCGACGGCAACGACCCCATCCCCGTCCTCACCAGCACCTCCGAGCGCCTCCACACCCTCACGACTCATCTCTCCGACGCGCGGATCAACACTCCACCCGCCCCCGGCAAGTGGAGCATCTGCAACATCATCACCCACCTCGCCGACACGGAGATGGTCTTCGCCTTCCGCCTCCGCCAGACCCTCGCCGCCGCCATCCCCGGCCAGCCGCATCACATCATCCAGCCCTTCGACCAGGAGGCCTGGGCCCAGCGTTACGCCGTCTACCGCCTCGAACCCGCGCTCGCTCTCTTCGACGCCATCCGCAACTGGAACCTTCTCTTTCTCGCCACCGTCTCGGAAGACGACCGGCACCACCCCGCCACCCACCCCGAACGCGGCACCATGACCCTCTGGACCATCGTCGAGACCATGGCCGGCCACGACATCAACCACATCCAGCAACTAGAGCGCCTCACCGCAAGCGGTAACTAA
- a CDS encoding HEAT repeat domain-containing protein has protein sequence MRIVAALLLSLCIESDAATQTRNIGDADRAGSQQIGVSSCSITASNTPNLPNDQFIRAIIERSVCRGEFVTPEGVHGRTFVPISDKDRASVIALGGQALSSLTNIADTGDSWAQLIAVRLIANIGGPDAAPPLERALAPKVWMPTRMAALYGISNQSPDVADPILRRMKLDVDPKIREIATYLLEEATGRRSTWH, from the coding sequence ATGAGGATCGTCGCCGCGCTTCTCCTCTCCCTCTGCATTGAATCGGATGCTGCCACTCAAACAAGGAATATAGGTGACGCAGACCGCGCCGGCTCACAACAAATAGGCGTTTCGTCATGCAGCATTACAGCTTCAAACACGCCCAATCTACCTAACGATCAATTTATTAGAGCGATCATAGAGCGGTCTGTATGCAGAGGTGAGTTTGTCACGCCAGAGGGAGTTCATGGGAGGACATTCGTTCCGATCTCTGACAAGGATCGCGCTAGTGTGATCGCTTTGGGAGGTCAGGCTCTCAGTTCACTTACAAACATTGCAGATACTGGAGACAGCTGGGCACAGCTAATCGCCGTACGACTTATTGCGAATATTGGAGGTCCGGACGCAGCTCCACCTTTAGAGCGGGCGCTCGCACCAAAGGTTTGGATGCCGACGCGGATGGCTGCTCTCTATGGAATAAGTAATCAGAGTCCGGATGTTGCAGATCCAATACTGCGACGGATGAAACTGGATGTCGATCCCAAGATCAGGGAAATAGCGACGTATTTACTGGAAGAGGCCACCGGTAGAAGATCAACATGGCACTGA
- the hscB gene encoding Fe-S protein assembly co-chaperone HscB, whose product MDYFSFFDLPRKLTLDVAALEKQFYVLSRKLHPDRFASKPVAEQEAALAQSSLLNDAYRTLKDPILRTQYLLTLEGVELEEQSKAATDAARASGEQKKQIVPPELLEEVFELNMQLQEMRAANQVGEDEPELRRDLMTAKDSFDAKMVETQAELEGLWSAWDSGVDAGDEGAKLRARDAMVVLLNKRSYLRNLVRDVNEALGP is encoded by the coding sequence ATGGATTATTTCTCCTTTTTCGATCTTCCCAGGAAGCTGACGCTGGATGTGGCCGCGTTGGAGAAGCAGTTTTATGTGCTGAGCCGTAAGCTGCATCCGGACCGGTTCGCTTCGAAGCCGGTGGCGGAGCAGGAGGCCGCGCTGGCGCAGAGTTCGCTGCTGAATGACGCTTACCGCACGCTGAAGGATCCGATTTTGCGGACGCAGTATCTGCTGACGCTTGAGGGGGTTGAGCTGGAGGAGCAGTCGAAGGCGGCCACGGATGCGGCGCGGGCGTCTGGCGAGCAGAAGAAGCAGATTGTTCCCCCGGAGCTGCTGGAGGAGGTCTTCGAGCTGAATATGCAGCTGCAGGAGATGCGCGCGGCGAACCAGGTGGGTGAGGATGAGCCGGAGTTGCGGCGCGATCTGATGACGGCGAAGGACAGCTTCGACGCAAAGATGGTGGAGACGCAGGCGGAGTTGGAGGGGCTGTGGTCGGCCTGGGACTCCGGCGTGGATGCCGGGGATGAGGGGGCGAAGCTCCGAGCGAGAGACGCAATGGTGGTACTGCTGAACAAGCGGAGCTACCTGCGGAACCTGGTGCGGGATGTGAACGAAGCCCTGGGGCCGTAG
- a CDS encoding HesB/IscA family protein produces the protein MAMVTLQTAAEMEAAQQAAASGQAKNPLAGMNVLTAQGQEPGQKGIQITEKALKRIRVAMAKEGVSPEQGGLRVGIQGGGCSGLSYNIRFDTQPRERDRVYAFGEGLATVGDPTDGKAIRLFVDPKSFIYLHGMVLDFEETLMRQGFNFINPNSTKSCGCGSSFTA, from the coding sequence ATGGCGATGGTGACTCTACAAACCGCGGCGGAGATGGAGGCGGCCCAGCAGGCTGCTGCATCGGGCCAGGCGAAGAATCCGCTGGCGGGGATGAATGTGCTGACGGCGCAGGGGCAGGAGCCGGGCCAGAAGGGCATTCAGATTACCGAGAAGGCGTTGAAGCGGATTCGCGTTGCTATGGCCAAGGAAGGTGTCTCGCCGGAGCAGGGTGGACTGCGGGTGGGGATTCAAGGTGGAGGCTGCTCGGGACTGAGCTATAACATTCGCTTCGATACGCAGCCTCGGGAGCGGGATCGCGTCTATGCGTTTGGCGAGGGGCTGGCGACCGTCGGCGATCCTACCGATGGGAAGGCGATACGGCTCTTCGTTGATCCGAAGAGCTTTATTTATCTGCATGGCATGGTGCTCGACTTTGAAGAGACGCTGATGCGGCAGGGGTTCAACTTCATCAATCCGAATTCGACCAAGAGCTGTGGGTGTGGGTCGAGTTTTACGGCGTAG
- the iscU gene encoding Fe-S cluster assembly scaffold IscU — MAYSDKVVDHYNHPRNVGTLDKSAAEVGTGLVGAPECGDVMRLQIRVNPETNVIEDAKFKTFGCGSAIASSSLATEWVKGKTIDEALAITNTDIVKELALPPVKIHCSVLAEDAIRAAIGDWKKKNNVAETAAVAVAH, encoded by the coding sequence ATGGCATATAGCGATAAGGTCGTAGACCACTACAATCATCCTCGAAACGTTGGCACGTTGGACAAGAGCGCTGCCGAGGTTGGCACCGGCCTTGTAGGCGCGCCGGAGTGCGGCGACGTGATGCGGCTGCAGATCCGCGTGAATCCCGAGACGAACGTGATTGAAGATGCCAAGTTCAAGACGTTCGGCTGCGGTTCGGCGATTGCTTCTTCCTCGCTCGCGACGGAGTGGGTGAAGGGCAAGACAATCGACGAGGCGCTGGCGATCACGAACACAGATATCGTGAAGGAGCTTGCGCTTCCTCCGGTGAAGATTCACTGCTCGGTGCTCGCGGAAGATGCGATCCGCGCGGCGATCGGCGACTGGAAAAAGAAGAACAACGTTGCCGAGACGGCAGCGGTTGCTGTTGCTCACTAA
- a CDS encoding IscS subfamily cysteine desulfurase, with the protein MSNEMSNSGVVISESSAPLPAGVTLPIYMDNHATTPMDPRVLDAMLPYFGKVFGNAASRNHVFGWEAEQAVEKAREQIAKLIGATAKEIIFTSGATESNNLAIKGIAEMYRERGNHIITQVTEHKAVLDTCKKLEKQGYRVTYLPVQADGLIDLEDLKRAIDDKTILVSIMYANNEIGVIQPIAEIGKLCHEKGVIFHTDAVQAVGKIPVDVQKDNIDVLSLSGHKIYGPKGVGALYVRRRNPRVQISEQINGGGHERGMRSGTLNVPGIVGLGAACEIAGQEMEAEAKREKELRDYMKAKFEKALDYVHVNGNMEHHLPGNLNMSFVYVEGESLLMGINDIAVSSGSACTSATLEPSYVLKALGLGDDVAHSSIRFGLGRFNTKAEVDYVSDKVIDVVSKLRELSPLYEMVKEGIDLTKIEWAAH; encoded by the coding sequence ATGAGCAACGAGATGAGCAATAGCGGCGTAGTGATCAGCGAGTCCTCTGCACCTCTACCGGCTGGCGTAACGCTGCCGATTTACATGGACAACCACGCGACGACACCGATGGACCCGCGGGTTCTGGATGCGATGCTGCCTTACTTCGGCAAGGTGTTTGGCAACGCGGCGAGCCGCAACCATGTGTTTGGCTGGGAGGCCGAGCAGGCGGTGGAGAAGGCGCGTGAGCAGATCGCCAAGTTGATTGGCGCGACCGCGAAGGAGATTATCTTCACCAGTGGCGCGACTGAGTCGAATAATCTTGCGATCAAGGGGATCGCCGAGATGTATCGCGAGCGCGGCAACCACATCATCACGCAGGTGACCGAACACAAGGCGGTTCTGGATACGTGCAAGAAGCTCGAGAAGCAGGGCTATCGCGTGACCTACCTGCCGGTGCAGGCTGATGGGCTGATTGATCTTGAAGATCTGAAGCGTGCGATCGACGACAAGACGATCCTGGTTTCGATCATGTATGCGAACAACGAGATTGGTGTGATTCAGCCTATCGCCGAGATCGGCAAGCTGTGCCACGAGAAGGGCGTGATCTTCCACACCGATGCAGTTCAGGCTGTGGGCAAGATTCCGGTGGATGTGCAGAAGGACAATATCGATGTGCTCTCGCTCTCCGGGCATAAGATCTATGGGCCGAAGGGTGTGGGCGCGCTGTATGTTCGTCGCCGCAATCCGCGGGTGCAGATCTCGGAGCAGATCAATGGCGGTGGTCATGAGCGCGGGATGCGGTCGGGCACGCTGAACGTTCCGGGTATTGTTGGCTTGGGTGCGGCTTGTGAGATCGCCGGACAGGAGATGGAAGCCGAGGCAAAGCGCGAGAAGGAACTGCGCGACTACATGAAGGCCAAGTTCGAGAAGGCATTGGACTATGTTCATGTAAACGGCAACATGGAGCACCATCTGCCGGGCAACTTGAATATGAGCTTTGTCTATGTCGAGGGCGAGAGCCTTTTGATGGGAATCAACGATATTGCGGTTTCTTCGGGCTCTGCTTGCACCTCGGCGACGCTTGAGCCATCTTATGTATTGAAGGCCCTGGGCCTGGGCGACGATGTGGCGCATAGCTCGATTCGGTTTGGTCTTGGACGCTTCAACACGAAGGCTGAGGTCGACTATGTTTCGGACAAGGTCATCGATGTGGTTTCGAAGCTGCGAGAGCTTTCGCCGTTGTATGAGATGGTGAAGGAAGGCATCGACCTCACCAAAATTGAATGGGCCGCTCATTAA
- a CDS encoding RrF2 family transcriptional regulator, with protein MLRLTKKADYGLMALKYLAEQTDGSAHSAKDIAEAYHIPPQLLAKILQTLAKAGLLVSHAGTNGGYALSRSATEMTAFEVIRAIDGPLFITSCITIHGTCDLAGHCTIKEPLRKVNDSIKDLLNGIRIADLIEAGDTEQAGPGAPVGGGLVSIAV; from the coding sequence ATGCTGCGTCTGACCAAAAAAGCCGATTACGGTCTGATGGCTCTGAAGTATCTGGCAGAGCAGACGGACGGCAGCGCGCACAGCGCCAAGGATATTGCAGAGGCTTATCACATTCCGCCGCAGTTGCTGGCGAAGATTCTACAGACTTTAGCAAAGGCTGGACTGCTCGTTTCGCATGCCGGGACCAATGGAGGCTATGCGCTCTCTCGCAGTGCGACCGAGATGACGGCGTTTGAGGTCATTCGAGCAATTGACGGGCCGCTTTTCATTACGAGTTGCATTACGATTCACGGAACTTGCGACCTTGCCGGGCATTGCACCATCAAAGAACCACTGCGCAAGGTCAATGACAGCATCAAGGATTTGTTGAATGGGATCCGTATTGCGGATTTGATCGAAGCCGGGGATACGGAGCAGGCTGGACCGGGAGCGCCGGTGGGCGGCGGTCTGGTAAGCATTGCGGTTTAG
- a CDS encoding CDP-alcohol phosphatidyltransferase family protein: protein MPFLSQFRAAPNLLTLMRLFIIPFLLIEILDGHYGVSFALFMLAGISDALDGLLARWLSQKTTLGLYLDPIADKLLLSSLFVVLTHVGLIPLYVTVLVFSRDVGILLIATLLFATGTLRDFRPSMLGKLNTFVQIVALIVVICQKLFLSLPLATLRDILVRAIAVLAPLSAAQYAWIVLRRMSSPPEQTVV from the coding sequence GTGCCCTTTCTCAGCCAATTTCGCGCCGCGCCAAACCTGCTTACGCTGATGCGGCTCTTTATTATCCCCTTCCTTTTGATTGAGATTCTGGATGGGCACTACGGCGTGTCCTTTGCGCTGTTCATGCTGGCGGGGATCAGCGATGCGCTGGATGGGCTGCTGGCTCGATGGCTGAGCCAGAAGACAACGCTGGGGCTGTATCTGGACCCAATTGCGGACAAGTTGCTGCTGAGTTCGCTGTTTGTGGTGCTGACGCATGTTGGGCTGATTCCCCTGTACGTTACGGTTCTGGTCTTCAGCCGCGATGTAGGGATTTTGTTGATCGCTACGCTGCTGTTTGCGACGGGAACGCTGCGGGACTTCCGGCCGAGCATGTTGGGAAAGCTGAACACGTTTGTGCAGATCGTCGCTTTGATTGTGGTGATCTGTCAAAAGCTGTTTCTGTCGCTGCCGCTTGCGACGCTGCGGGATATTCTGGTGCGCGCAATCGCTGTGCTGGCTCCGCTCTCTGCGGCCCAGTATGCATGGATTGTGCTTCGCAGGATGAGTTCGCCGCCGGAGCAGACGGTCGTCTAG
- a CDS encoding site-specific integrase, whose protein sequence is MCEVLGLKWEDIDIIEKTASVLRSYVDGGFGPCKTEVSQQPLPLDEIAIEGLIAWRVICPFGADTDSIFGSERAFGKLPVWPDSLRSTTLQPAAKKAGIRKRIGWHTFAHLQLAAGRNRQRCESSAGADVARKGEYNNGGVTHAGMDKKRIAEQGRRCALQSRNPTANGAVNRKCSHTVPIHPPSVPKF, encoded by the coding sequence GTGTGTGAAGTGCTGGGCCTCAAGTGGGAGGACATCGATATTATCGAGAAAACAGCGAGTGTTCTTCGTTCGTATGTGGATGGCGGCTTCGGGCCATGCAAGACTGAGGTCTCGCAGCAACCCTTGCCGCTGGATGAGATTGCAATCGAAGGATTGATCGCATGGCGTGTCATCTGTCCTTTCGGCGCGGACACGGACTCGATCTTCGGGAGTGAGCGCGCATTCGGCAAGCTGCCAGTCTGGCCGGATAGTCTCCGCAGCACAACCCTGCAACCGGCAGCGAAGAAAGCTGGGATCAGGAAGCGCATCGGCTGGCATACCTTCGCACACCTACAGCTCGCTGCTGGCCGCAACAGGCAACGATGTGAAAGCAGTGCAGGAGCTGATGTGGCACGGAAAGGTGAGTACAATAATGGAGGTGTAACCCATGCAGGAATGGACAAGAAGCGCATCGCAGAGCAAGGCAGACGATGTGCTCTTCAATCGCGTAACCCAACAGCTAACGGTGCAGTGAACAGGAAGTGTTCCCATACCGTTCCCATTCACCCGCCATCTGTTCCCAAATTTTAA
- a CDS encoding alpha-amylase family glycosyl hydrolase has translation MRCLLVALVLTVSAFAQSPRIEKIDPPNWWATMPAPMLLIKGENLTAAQFTLSDAALHINKVVISANGHYAQLWLSASPAHSQTIQINVRTPNGRTSSRYSFSPRRNPSDSFAGFSSKDVMYLIMIDRFADGDPTNDGPDHAAELAKPRGWHGGDLPGITQHLDYLQQLGITTVWITPVYQNQDSQSYHGYGATDMYAVDDHFGTLADLKDLASALHARHMKLVFDTVPNHIGPNHPWVRDSPDPTWLHGTLEHHTIAQGDFAPLTDPHAPWRDQHNVTEGWFANTLPDLNQEDPAVARYLTQNSIWWIEQAGLDGLRIDTFPYVARPFWQSFHAQLHSLYPQLTTVGEVFNGDPTITSFFAGGVTRAGLDTGLDTPFDFPSYFALRDVFLKDASMTKLADVLRLDNLYPHPERLVPFIGNHDTARFLKDPATTPHTLELAFTILTTMRGMPEIYSGDEIAMRGGEDPDNRRDFPGGFGPTQNDAFTTSSRTPEQQQSFATLQTLLALRRSHPALQTGDEQLLHADQNVLIYVRTLHTPTQPNQRILVAVNKAAQPSDTIVNIDDTALEGAQQANNLYGSSEATLTTNTLTLHLAPQTAAIFDLK, from the coding sequence ATGCGATGCCTTCTTGTAGCTCTTGTACTCACCGTGTCGGCGTTCGCCCAATCTCCTCGCATCGAGAAGATCGACCCCCCCAACTGGTGGGCCACAATGCCCGCGCCCATGCTCCTCATCAAAGGCGAAAATCTCACCGCCGCGCAGTTCACCCTGAGCGACGCAGCGCTGCACATCAACAAAGTAGTCATCTCAGCCAATGGTCACTACGCGCAACTCTGGCTCTCTGCCTCACCCGCGCACTCTCAAACAATTCAGATCAACGTCCGCACACCGAACGGTCGAACCTCCAGCCGCTACTCTTTCTCCCCTCGTCGCAACCCCTCCGACAGCTTTGCCGGTTTCTCCTCCAAAGACGTCATGTACCTCATCATGATCGACCGCTTTGCCGACGGAGATCCCACCAACGACGGACCCGATCACGCCGCCGAACTCGCCAAACCCCGCGGCTGGCATGGCGGAGATCTTCCCGGCATCACCCAGCATCTCGACTATCTTCAGCAACTCGGCATCACTACAGTCTGGATCACCCCTGTCTACCAGAATCAAGATAGCCAGAGCTATCACGGCTACGGCGCCACCGATATGTACGCCGTCGACGACCACTTCGGCACCCTCGCCGATCTCAAAGATCTCGCCTCCGCTCTCCATGCACGCCACATGAAGCTCGTCTTCGACACCGTTCCCAACCACATCGGCCCCAACCATCCCTGGGTTCGCGACAGCCCCGACCCCACTTGGCTTCACGGCACCCTCGAGCACCACACCATCGCCCAGGGCGACTTCGCTCCCCTCACCGACCCCCACGCTCCCTGGCGCGACCAGCACAACGTCACCGAAGGCTGGTTCGCCAACACGCTTCCCGATCTCAATCAGGAAGATCCCGCCGTTGCCCGCTACCTCACTCAGAACTCCATCTGGTGGATCGAGCAGGCCGGCCTCGACGGTCTGCGCATCGACACCTTCCCTTACGTCGCGCGTCCCTTCTGGCAGAGCTTCCACGCCCAGCTTCATTCACTCTACCCGCAGCTCACCACCGTCGGCGAAGTCTTCAACGGCGATCCCACAATCACCTCTTTCTTCGCCGGCGGAGTCACTCGCGCCGGCCTCGACACAGGCCTCGACACCCCCTTCGACTTCCCCTCATACTTCGCTCTACGCGATGTCTTTCTCAAAGACGCGTCCATGACGAAGCTGGCCGACGTCCTTCGTCTCGATAATCTCTATCCTCACCCCGAGCGCCTCGTTCCTTTCATCGGCAATCACGATACCGCTCGCTTCCTCAAAGACCCCGCGACAACCCCGCATACTCTCGAGCTCGCCTTCACCATCCTCACCACCATGCGCGGCATGCCCGAGATCTACTCCGGCGACGAGATCGCCATGCGCGGCGGTGAAGATCCCGATAACCGCCGCGACTTCCCCGGCGGCTTTGGCCCAACTCAGAACGATGCCTTCACCACATCCTCCCGCACTCCCGAGCAGCAACAATCCTTCGCCACACTTCAGACTCTCCTTGCTCTCCGCCGCTCTCATCCGGCCCTCCAGACCGGAGACGAGCAACTCCTTCACGCCGACCAGAACGTTCTCATCTACGTCCGCACCCTTCACACCCCAACCCAGCCCAACCAGCGCATTCTCGTCGCCGTAAACAAAGCCGCCCAACCCTCCGACACCATAGTCAACATCGACGACACCGCACTCGAAGGCGCTCAACAGGCCAACAACCTCTACGGATCCTCCGAAGCAACATTAACGACGAACACCCTCACCCTTCACCTCGCTCCCCAGACCGCTGCCATCTTCGACCTCAAGTAG